One Podarcis raffonei isolate rPodRaf1 chromosome 3, rPodRaf1.pri, whole genome shotgun sequence genomic region harbors:
- the UCN gene encoding urocortin: MFCSSPPLGLDRPSMRRAPLPILVASLLLVSHAALGVRPAPALDGSAERGLSLRLRLLLLLRGEDPAAAWPPPLPAPGPDGVALLVRSLPRWGPDGELLRRRLAERLKRRDPPLSIDLTFHLLRQMMEISRAQSQQAQAEQNRLLFDSVGK; the protein is encoded by the coding sequence ATGTTCTGTTCCTCTCCCCCTCTAGGCCTGGACCGCCCCAGCATGAGGCGGGCGCCGCTGCCCATCCTCGTGGCCTCGCTCCTGCTGGTGTCACACGCGGCTCTCGGAGTCAGGCCAGCGCCGGCCCTCGACGGCAGCGCCGAGCGCGGCTTGAGCCTGCGGCTGcgactgctgctcctgctccggGGGGAGGACCCTGCCGCCGCCTGGCCGCCCCCGCTGCCGGCTCCGGGGCCCGACGGGGTGGCCCTGCTGGTGCGCTCGCTGCCGCGCTGGGGCCCCGACGGGgagctgctgcgccgccgcctgGCCGAGCGCCTGAAGCGCCGCGACCCGCCGCTCTCCATCGACCTGACTTTCCACCTCCTCCGTCAGATGATGGAGATCTCCCGGGCGCAGAGCCAGCAAGCCCAGGCCGAGCAGAACCGCCTCCTCTTCGACTCGGTGGGCAAGTGA
- the TRIM54 gene encoding tripartite motif-containing protein 54 isoform X1, with protein sequence MNFAVGFKPLLGTSQSMDNLEKQLICPICLEMFTKPVVILPCQHNLCRKCANDIFQASNPLWQSRGSTSVSSGGRFRCPSCRHEVVLDRHGVYGLQRNLLVENIIDIYKQESSRPLHAKAEQQLMCEEHEEEKINIYCLTCEVPTCSMCKVFGAHKDCEVAPLTNIYKRQKGELSDGIAMLVAGNDRIQAIITQMEEICKTIEDNARRQKQHLCLRFDSLYSILEERKKELLLEIGREQDDKLQRVRGLIRQYGDHLEVSSKLVESAIQSMEEPQMAVYLQQAKELIKKITDMSKVSMSSHPEPGYESMDHFTVNIDHVAEMLRTIEFQTDAAGEDAEQEGLGPEGGLEAEEGEHLEGTDAPEGTEDGENLPRLRPKPASASHAGQH encoded by the exons ATGAACTTTGCCGTGGGCTTCAAGCCGCTGTTGGGGACTTCGCAGAGCATGGACAACCTGGAGAAGCAGCTCATCTGCCCCATCTGCCTGGAGATGTTCACCAAGCCGGTGGTCATCCTGCCCTGCCAGCACAACCTCTGCCGCAAGTGCGCCAACGACATCTTCCAG GCCTCCAACCCTCTCTGGCAGTCGCGCGGCTCCACGTCGGTGTCCTCAGGAGGTCGGTTCCGGTGCCCATCCTGCCGGCATGAAGTGGTGCTGGACCGGCATGGCGTTTATGGGCTGCAGCGCAACCTCCTCGTGGAAAACATCATTGACATCTACAAGCAGGAATCCTCTCG ACCCCTCCATGCCAAGGCGGAGCAGCAGCTGATGTGTGAGGAGCATGAGGAGGAGAAGATCAACATCTACTGCCTCACCTGCGAGGTCCCCACCTGCTCCATGTGCAAAGTCTTTGGGGCCCACAAGGACTGCGAAGTGGCCCCTCTGACCAACATCTACAAGCGCCAGAAG GGGGAGCTGAGCGATGGCATCGCCATGCTGGTGGCTGGGAACGACCGGATCCAGGCCATCATCACCCAGATGGAGGAGATCTGCAAAACCATTGAG GACAACGCCCGGCggcagaagcagcacctctgcCTGCGCTTTGACTCCTTGTACAGCATCCTGGAAGAGCGCAAGAAGGAGCTTCTGCTGGAGATCGGGCGGGAGCAGGACGACAAGCTCCAGCGGGTGCGGGGCCTGATCCGCCAGTATGGGGACCACCTTGAGGTCTCCTCCAAGCTGGTGGAGTCGGCCATCCAGTCCATGGAGGAGCCCCAGATGGCTGTCTACCTCCAG CAGGCAAAGGAGCTGATCAAAAA AATCACAGACATGTCCAAAGTCTCCATGAGCAGCCACCCAGAGCCTGGCTATGAAAGCATGGACCACTTCACGGTCAACATCGACCACGTGGCGGAAATGCTGAGGACAATTGAATTCCAGACAG atgctgctggagaGGACGCGGAGCAGGAGGGTCTTGGCCCAGAGGGGGGCCtggaggcagaagagggagaacatctggaggggacagATGCCCCCGAGGGGACGGAAG ATGGAGAGAACCTGCCCCGGCTGAGGCCAAAGCCAGCGAGTGCCTCTCATG CAGGTCAGCACTGA
- the TRIM54 gene encoding tripartite motif-containing protein 54 isoform X3, whose product MGLDLEEKQPQSPQASNPLWQSRGSTSVSSGGRFRCPSCRHEVVLDRHGVYGLQRNLLVENIIDIYKQESSRPLHAKAEQQLMCEEHEEEKINIYCLTCEVPTCSMCKVFGAHKDCEVAPLTNIYKRQKGELSDGIAMLVAGNDRIQAIITQMEEICKTIEDNARRQKQHLCLRFDSLYSILEERKKELLLEIGREQDDKLQRVRGLIRQYGDHLEVSSKLVESAIQSMEEPQMAVYLQQAKELIKKITDMSKVSMSSHPEPGYESMDHFTVNIDHVAEMLRTIEFQTDAAGEDAEQEGLGPEGGLEAEEGEHLEGTDAPEGTEDGENLPRLRPKPASASHAGQH is encoded by the exons ATGGGGCTTGACTTGGAGGAGAAACAGCCCCAATCCCCCCAG GCCTCCAACCCTCTCTGGCAGTCGCGCGGCTCCACGTCGGTGTCCTCAGGAGGTCGGTTCCGGTGCCCATCCTGCCGGCATGAAGTGGTGCTGGACCGGCATGGCGTTTATGGGCTGCAGCGCAACCTCCTCGTGGAAAACATCATTGACATCTACAAGCAGGAATCCTCTCG ACCCCTCCATGCCAAGGCGGAGCAGCAGCTGATGTGTGAGGAGCATGAGGAGGAGAAGATCAACATCTACTGCCTCACCTGCGAGGTCCCCACCTGCTCCATGTGCAAAGTCTTTGGGGCCCACAAGGACTGCGAAGTGGCCCCTCTGACCAACATCTACAAGCGCCAGAAG GGGGAGCTGAGCGATGGCATCGCCATGCTGGTGGCTGGGAACGACCGGATCCAGGCCATCATCACCCAGATGGAGGAGATCTGCAAAACCATTGAG GACAACGCCCGGCggcagaagcagcacctctgcCTGCGCTTTGACTCCTTGTACAGCATCCTGGAAGAGCGCAAGAAGGAGCTTCTGCTGGAGATCGGGCGGGAGCAGGACGACAAGCTCCAGCGGGTGCGGGGCCTGATCCGCCAGTATGGGGACCACCTTGAGGTCTCCTCCAAGCTGGTGGAGTCGGCCATCCAGTCCATGGAGGAGCCCCAGATGGCTGTCTACCTCCAG CAGGCAAAGGAGCTGATCAAAAA AATCACAGACATGTCCAAAGTCTCCATGAGCAGCCACCCAGAGCCTGGCTATGAAAGCATGGACCACTTCACGGTCAACATCGACCACGTGGCGGAAATGCTGAGGACAATTGAATTCCAGACAG atgctgctggagaGGACGCGGAGCAGGAGGGTCTTGGCCCAGAGGGGGGCCtggaggcagaagagggagaacatctggaggggacagATGCCCCCGAGGGGACGGAAG ATGGAGAGAACCTGCCCCGGCTGAGGCCAAAGCCAGCGAGTGCCTCTCATG CAGGTCAGCACTGA
- the TRIM54 gene encoding tripartite motif-containing protein 54 isoform X2, with amino-acid sequence MNFAVGFKPLLGTSQSMDNLEKQLICPICLEMFTKPVVILPCQHNLCRKCANDIFQASNPLWQSRGSTSVSSGGRFRCPSCRHEVVLDRHGVYGLQRNLLVENIIDIYKQESSRPLHAKAEQQLMCEEHEEEKINIYCLTCEVPTCSMCKVFGAHKDCEVAPLTNIYKRQKGELSDGIAMLVAGNDRIQAIITQMEEICKTIEDNARRQKQHLCLRFDSLYSILEERKKELLLEIGREQDDKLQRVRGLIRQYGDHLEVSSKLVESAIQSMEEPQMAVYLQQAKELIKKITDMSKVSMSSHPEPGYESMDHFTVNIDHVAEMLRTIEFQTDAAGEDAEQEGLGPEGGLEAEEGEHLEGTDAPEGTEDGENLPRLRPKPASASHGQH; translated from the exons ATGAACTTTGCCGTGGGCTTCAAGCCGCTGTTGGGGACTTCGCAGAGCATGGACAACCTGGAGAAGCAGCTCATCTGCCCCATCTGCCTGGAGATGTTCACCAAGCCGGTGGTCATCCTGCCCTGCCAGCACAACCTCTGCCGCAAGTGCGCCAACGACATCTTCCAG GCCTCCAACCCTCTCTGGCAGTCGCGCGGCTCCACGTCGGTGTCCTCAGGAGGTCGGTTCCGGTGCCCATCCTGCCGGCATGAAGTGGTGCTGGACCGGCATGGCGTTTATGGGCTGCAGCGCAACCTCCTCGTGGAAAACATCATTGACATCTACAAGCAGGAATCCTCTCG ACCCCTCCATGCCAAGGCGGAGCAGCAGCTGATGTGTGAGGAGCATGAGGAGGAGAAGATCAACATCTACTGCCTCACCTGCGAGGTCCCCACCTGCTCCATGTGCAAAGTCTTTGGGGCCCACAAGGACTGCGAAGTGGCCCCTCTGACCAACATCTACAAGCGCCAGAAG GGGGAGCTGAGCGATGGCATCGCCATGCTGGTGGCTGGGAACGACCGGATCCAGGCCATCATCACCCAGATGGAGGAGATCTGCAAAACCATTGAG GACAACGCCCGGCggcagaagcagcacctctgcCTGCGCTTTGACTCCTTGTACAGCATCCTGGAAGAGCGCAAGAAGGAGCTTCTGCTGGAGATCGGGCGGGAGCAGGACGACAAGCTCCAGCGGGTGCGGGGCCTGATCCGCCAGTATGGGGACCACCTTGAGGTCTCCTCCAAGCTGGTGGAGTCGGCCATCCAGTCCATGGAGGAGCCCCAGATGGCTGTCTACCTCCAG CAGGCAAAGGAGCTGATCAAAAA AATCACAGACATGTCCAAAGTCTCCATGAGCAGCCACCCAGAGCCTGGCTATGAAAGCATGGACCACTTCACGGTCAACATCGACCACGTGGCGGAAATGCTGAGGACAATTGAATTCCAGACAG atgctgctggagaGGACGCGGAGCAGGAGGGTCTTGGCCCAGAGGGGGGCCtggaggcagaagagggagaacatctggaggggacagATGCCCCCGAGGGGACGGAAG ATGGAGAGAACCTGCCCCGGCTGAGGCCAAAGCCAGCGAGTGCCTCTCATG GTCAGCACTGA
- the DNAJC5G gene encoding dnaJ homolog subfamily C member 5G isoform X1, with product MLAARAASVHAQCGRLVLVARSLTGKRRKRRRKKRGRKKRPPETRLSKMADAGRPQRKMSRAGESLYCILGLEKGASSEDIKKAYRKLALKYHPDKNPENPEAAEKFKEINNANTTLSDENKRRIYDEYGSMGLYVSEQFGEESVKYYFLMSKWWFKPLMVCCSLITCCCCCCCCCFCCGKCRPPEEEEPYKYVNPEDLEAQIRAENEAGGGEAIRMQPTASASLHTTDETQQPHKP from the exons ATGCTCGCGGCCCGggctgcttccgtgcatgcgcagtGCGGGCGCCTGGTTCTGGTCGCTCGGTCGCTGACCGGGaagcggaggaagaggaggaggaagaagagggggaggaagaagaggccgCCGGAGACCCGCCTG AGCAAGATGGCGGACGCCGGTCGGCCGCAGCGGAAGATGTCCCGGGCCGGAGAGAGTTTGTACTGCATCCTGGGCCTGGAGAAAGGGGCTTCCTCTGAGGACATCAAGAAGGCGTACAG GAAACTGGCTTTGAAGTACCACCCGGACAAGAACCCGGAGAATCCCGAAGCTGCGGAGAAGTTCAAGGAGATCAACAACGCCAACACCACCCTCAGCGACGAGAACAAGCGGCGGATCTATGACGAGTACGGCTCCATGGGGCTCTACGTCTCGGAGCAGTTCGGGGAGGAGAGCGTCAAGTACTACTTCCTCATGTCCAAATGGTGGTTCAAG CCCCTGATGGTGTGCTGCAGTTTGAtcacctgttgctgctgctgctgctgctgttgcttctgctgtGGGAAGTGCCGccccccagaggaggaggagccctACAAGTACGTCAACCCCGAAGACCTGGAGGCCCAGATCCGTGCCGAGAACGAAG CAGGCGGCGGAGAGGCCATCCGCATGCAGCCCACAGCCAGCGCCTCCTTGCACACCACAGACGAGACACAGCAGCCGCACAAGCCCTGA
- the DNAJC5G gene encoding dnaJ homolog subfamily C member 5G isoform X2, with the protein MLAARAASVHAQCGRLVLVARSLTGKRRKRRRKKRGRKKRPPETRLSKMADAGRPQRKMSRAGESLYCILGLEKGASSEDIKKAYRKLALKYHPDKNPENPEAAEKFKEINNANTTLSDENKRRIYDEYGSMGLYVSEQFGEESVKYYFLMSKWWFKPLMVCCSLITCCCCCCCCCFCCGKCRPPEEEEPYKYVNPEDLEAQIRAENEGGGEAIRMQPTASASLHTTDETQQPHKP; encoded by the exons ATGCTCGCGGCCCGggctgcttccgtgcatgcgcagtGCGGGCGCCTGGTTCTGGTCGCTCGGTCGCTGACCGGGaagcggaggaagaggaggaggaagaagagggggaggaagaagaggccgCCGGAGACCCGCCTG AGCAAGATGGCGGACGCCGGTCGGCCGCAGCGGAAGATGTCCCGGGCCGGAGAGAGTTTGTACTGCATCCTGGGCCTGGAGAAAGGGGCTTCCTCTGAGGACATCAAGAAGGCGTACAG GAAACTGGCTTTGAAGTACCACCCGGACAAGAACCCGGAGAATCCCGAAGCTGCGGAGAAGTTCAAGGAGATCAACAACGCCAACACCACCCTCAGCGACGAGAACAAGCGGCGGATCTATGACGAGTACGGCTCCATGGGGCTCTACGTCTCGGAGCAGTTCGGGGAGGAGAGCGTCAAGTACTACTTCCTCATGTCCAAATGGTGGTTCAAG CCCCTGATGGTGTGCTGCAGTTTGAtcacctgttgctgctgctgctgctgctgttgcttctgctgtGGGAAGTGCCGccccccagaggaggaggagccctACAAGTACGTCAACCCCGAAGACCTGGAGGCCCAGATCCGTGCCGAGAACGAAG GCGGCGGAGAGGCCATCCGCATGCAGCCCACAGCCAGCGCCTCCTTGCACACCACAGACGAGACACAGCAGCCGCACAAGCCCTGA